The following coding sequences are from one Anguilla rostrata isolate EN2019 chromosome 16, ASM1855537v3, whole genome shotgun sequence window:
- the ap1g1 gene encoding AP-1 complex subunit gamma-1 isoform X1 — protein MVICNFPKLWLNCITIRKSYQRMPAPIRLRELIRTIRTARTQAEEREMIQKECASIRSSFREEDNTYRCRNVAKLLYMHMLGYPAHFGQLECLKLIASQKFTDKRIGYLGAMLLLDERQDVHLLMTNCIKNDLSHNTQYVQGLALCTLGCMGSAEMCRDLAGEVEKLLKTSNSYLRKKAALCAVHVIRKVPELMEMFLPATKNLLSEKNHGVLHTSVVLLTEMCERSPDMLSHFRKLVPQLVRILKNLIMSGYSPEHDVSGISDPFLQVRILRLLRILGRNDDDGSEAMNDILAQVATNTETSKNVGNAILYETVLTIMDIKSESGLRVLAINILGRFLLNNDKNIRYVALTSLLKTVQTDHNAVQRHRSTIVDCLKDLDVSIKRRAMELSFALVNGNNIRGMMKELLYFLDSCDPEFKADCASGIFLAAEKYAPSKRWHIDTVMRVLTTAGSYVRDDSVPNLIQLITNSMEMHAYTVQRLYKALLDDVSQQPLVQVGSWCIGEYGDLLVSGQCEEEEPIQVTEDEVLDVLEGLLASSLSSTVTRGYALTAIMKLSTRFSGVNRIKKVVSVYGSSIDVELQQRAVEYNALFKKYDHMRSALLERMPIMEKTTANGPTEAAQTNGEVEPSALDSKSLPSVPQPTGQVNDLLDLLGGNDVVPVIQTAPPTKPVSAGGELLDLLGDLSLSGGPAPPPVAAPPMSVSQPAFLLDGLSSQTLFNDVAAGIPPMTAYNKNGLIIEFTFERSNLNPNITVITIHASNSTEAEMTEFVFQAAVPKTFQLQLLSPSSNVVPALKQGTVTQVIKVLNPQKQQLRMRVKLTYTHKGSAVQDLAEVNNFPAQAWQ, from the exons A tgGTGATATGTAACTTCCCGAAATTATGGTTAAATTGCATCACAATACGTAAGTCATATCAG AGGATGCCAGCTCCGATCAGGCTGCGGGAGCTCATCCGGACCATCCGGACCGCTCGCACCCAGGCGGAGGAGCGGGAAATGATCCAGAAAGAGTGCGCCTCCATTCGGTCGTCTTTCAGAGAGGAGGACAACACGTACCGCTGTAGAAATGTCGCTAAGCTCCTGTATATGCACATGCTGGGCTACCCAGCGCACTTTGGACAG TTGGAGTGCCTAAAACTGATTGCATCTCAGAAGTTCACAGACAAGCGAATAGGCTATTTGGGAGCAATGTTACTGTTAGATGAGCGACAAGACGTCCATCTACTAATGACAAATTGCATCAAGAA TGATTTAAGCCACAACACTCAGTATGTCCAGGGCCTGGCCTTGTGCACGCTTGGCTGCATGGGCTCAGCAGAGATGTGTCGTGATCTGGCTGGCGAGGTGGAGAAGCTTCTCAAAACATCAAACTCTTATCTAAGGAAAAAG GCTGCGCTCTGTGCGGTTCATGTGATCAGGAAGGTGCCAGAGTTGATGGAGATGTTCCTCCCAGCAACGAAAAACCTGCTGAGTGAGAAGAACCATG GTGTTCTTCACACGTCCGTTGTTCTGCTCACAGAGATGTGTGAACGGAGTCCAGACATGCTCTCTCACTTTAGAAAG CTGGTTCCGCAGCTGGTCAGAATCCTAAAGAATCTCATAATGTCGGGATACTCCCCGGAGCACGACGTGTCGGGCATCAGCGACCCGTTCCTGCAG GTGCGGATATTGAGGCTGCTCAGAATTCTCGGCAGGAACGACGACGACGGCAGTGAGGCGATGAATGACATCCTCGCACAG GTCGCAACCAACACAGAGACGAGTAAAAACGTAGGCAATGCAATCCTTTACGAAACAGTCCTGACCATAATGGACATCAAATCAGAAAGTGGACTGAGG GTCCTAGCAATTAACATCTTGGGGCGCTTCCTGTTGAATAACGACAAAAATATTAG ATACGTGGCCCTGACATCACTGCTGAAGACGGTACAGACAGATCACAATGCGGTGCAGAGACACAGGAGCACCATTGTGGACTGTTTGAAAGACCTGGATGTGTCAATAAAGAG GCGAGCCATGGAGCTCAGCTTCGCTCTTGTGAATGGGAACAACATTCGCGGGATGATGAAGGAGCTGCTCTACTTCCTGGACTCCTGTGACCCAGAATTCAAAGCAGACTGTGCATCCGGAATCTTCCTTGCTGCGGAGAA GTACGCACCTTCGAAAAGATGGCACATAGACACCGTCATGAGGGTCCTGACAACG GCAGGGAGCTATGTGAGAGATGACTCCGTACCCAACCTCATCCAGCTCATCACCAACAGCATGGAGATGCATGCGTACACCGTGCAGAGACTCTACAAGGCCCTGCTGGATGACGTCTCCCAG cAACCGCTGGTGCAGGTTGGCTCTTGGTGCATCGGAGAGTATGGAGACCTGCTGGTGTCAGGAcagtgtgaggaggaggagcctaTCCAG GTTACGGAGGATGAAGTCCTGGATGTTTTGGAAGGTCTTCTGGCGTCCAGCTTGTCCTCCACGGTGACTCGGGGATACGCCCTAACTGCGATCATGAAGCTGTCCACACGCTTCAGCGGTGTTAA TCGAATCAAGAAGGTTGTGTCAGTGTATGGCAGCAGCATAGATGTGGAGCTGCAGCAACGAGCGGTTGAATACAATGCCCTGTTCAAGAAGTACGATCACATGAG GTCTGCCTTACTTGAGAGAATGCCCATCATGGAGAAGACCACCGCCAATGGTCCCACAGAAGCGGCGCAGACCAATGGGGAGGTGGAGCCCTCAGCGCTGGACTCAAAAAGCCTGCCCAGTGTCCCACAGCCCACTGGCCAG GTTAATGATCTATTGGATCTCCTCGGAGGGAATGATGTAGTGCCTGTGATCCAGACGGCCCCGCCCACAAAGCCTGTCTCTGCTGGAGGAGAGCTGTTAGACCTGCTGGGGGATCTGTCTCTGTCAG GgggtccagcccctccccctgtcgcTGCCCCGCCCATGTCTGTTTCCCAGCCTGCCTTCCTGCTGGACGGCCTCTCCTCACAGACCCTGTTTAATGACGTAGCTGCAG gtATTCCACCGATGACAGCTTACAATAAGAATGGCTTAATAATAGAGTTCACGTTTGAAAGGtccaatctgaatccaaataTTACTGTTATCACCATTCATGCCTCCAACAGCACTGAGGCAGAGATGACCGAGTTCGTGTTCCAGGCCGCAGTACCAAAG actttccagctgcagctcctctcTCCCAGCAGTAACGTCGTCCCCGCACTCAAGCAGGGCACTGTCACACAGGTCATTAAAGTGCTCAACCCCCAGAAG CAACAACTGCGAATGAGGGTCAAGCTGACATACACCCACAAAGGGTCTGCTGTGCAAGACCTGGCTGAGGTCAACAACTTCCCTGCTCAGGCCTGGCAGTAA
- the ap1g1 gene encoding AP-1 complex subunit gamma-1 isoform X2: MPAPIRLRELIRTIRTARTQAEEREMIQKECASIRSSFREEDNTYRCRNVAKLLYMHMLGYPAHFGQLECLKLIASQKFTDKRIGYLGAMLLLDERQDVHLLMTNCIKNDLSHNTQYVQGLALCTLGCMGSAEMCRDLAGEVEKLLKTSNSYLRKKAALCAVHVIRKVPELMEMFLPATKNLLSEKNHGVLHTSVVLLTEMCERSPDMLSHFRKLVPQLVRILKNLIMSGYSPEHDVSGISDPFLQVRILRLLRILGRNDDDGSEAMNDILAQVATNTETSKNVGNAILYETVLTIMDIKSESGLRVLAINILGRFLLNNDKNIRYVALTSLLKTVQTDHNAVQRHRSTIVDCLKDLDVSIKRRAMELSFALVNGNNIRGMMKELLYFLDSCDPEFKADCASGIFLAAEKYAPSKRWHIDTVMRVLTTAGSYVRDDSVPNLIQLITNSMEMHAYTVQRLYKALLDDVSQQPLVQVGSWCIGEYGDLLVSGQCEEEEPIQVTEDEVLDVLEGLLASSLSSTVTRGYALTAIMKLSTRFSGVNRIKKVVSVYGSSIDVELQQRAVEYNALFKKYDHMRSALLERMPIMEKTTANGPTEAAQTNGEVEPSALDSKSLPSVPQPTGQVNDLLDLLGGNDVVPVIQTAPPTKPVSAGGELLDLLGDLSLSGGPAPPPVAAPPMSVSQPAFLLDGLSSQTLFNDVAAGIPPMTAYNKNGLIIEFTFERSNLNPNITVITIHASNSTEAEMTEFVFQAAVPKTFQLQLLSPSSNVVPALKQGTVTQVIKVLNPQKQQLRMRVKLTYTHKGSAVQDLAEVNNFPAQAWQ; the protein is encoded by the exons ATGCCAGCTCCGATCAGGCTGCGGGAGCTCATCCGGACCATCCGGACCGCTCGCACCCAGGCGGAGGAGCGGGAAATGATCCAGAAAGAGTGCGCCTCCATTCGGTCGTCTTTCAGAGAGGAGGACAACACGTACCGCTGTAGAAATGTCGCTAAGCTCCTGTATATGCACATGCTGGGCTACCCAGCGCACTTTGGACAG TTGGAGTGCCTAAAACTGATTGCATCTCAGAAGTTCACAGACAAGCGAATAGGCTATTTGGGAGCAATGTTACTGTTAGATGAGCGACAAGACGTCCATCTACTAATGACAAATTGCATCAAGAA TGATTTAAGCCACAACACTCAGTATGTCCAGGGCCTGGCCTTGTGCACGCTTGGCTGCATGGGCTCAGCAGAGATGTGTCGTGATCTGGCTGGCGAGGTGGAGAAGCTTCTCAAAACATCAAACTCTTATCTAAGGAAAAAG GCTGCGCTCTGTGCGGTTCATGTGATCAGGAAGGTGCCAGAGTTGATGGAGATGTTCCTCCCAGCAACGAAAAACCTGCTGAGTGAGAAGAACCATG GTGTTCTTCACACGTCCGTTGTTCTGCTCACAGAGATGTGTGAACGGAGTCCAGACATGCTCTCTCACTTTAGAAAG CTGGTTCCGCAGCTGGTCAGAATCCTAAAGAATCTCATAATGTCGGGATACTCCCCGGAGCACGACGTGTCGGGCATCAGCGACCCGTTCCTGCAG GTGCGGATATTGAGGCTGCTCAGAATTCTCGGCAGGAACGACGACGACGGCAGTGAGGCGATGAATGACATCCTCGCACAG GTCGCAACCAACACAGAGACGAGTAAAAACGTAGGCAATGCAATCCTTTACGAAACAGTCCTGACCATAATGGACATCAAATCAGAAAGTGGACTGAGG GTCCTAGCAATTAACATCTTGGGGCGCTTCCTGTTGAATAACGACAAAAATATTAG ATACGTGGCCCTGACATCACTGCTGAAGACGGTACAGACAGATCACAATGCGGTGCAGAGACACAGGAGCACCATTGTGGACTGTTTGAAAGACCTGGATGTGTCAATAAAGAG GCGAGCCATGGAGCTCAGCTTCGCTCTTGTGAATGGGAACAACATTCGCGGGATGATGAAGGAGCTGCTCTACTTCCTGGACTCCTGTGACCCAGAATTCAAAGCAGACTGTGCATCCGGAATCTTCCTTGCTGCGGAGAA GTACGCACCTTCGAAAAGATGGCACATAGACACCGTCATGAGGGTCCTGACAACG GCAGGGAGCTATGTGAGAGATGACTCCGTACCCAACCTCATCCAGCTCATCACCAACAGCATGGAGATGCATGCGTACACCGTGCAGAGACTCTACAAGGCCCTGCTGGATGACGTCTCCCAG cAACCGCTGGTGCAGGTTGGCTCTTGGTGCATCGGAGAGTATGGAGACCTGCTGGTGTCAGGAcagtgtgaggaggaggagcctaTCCAG GTTACGGAGGATGAAGTCCTGGATGTTTTGGAAGGTCTTCTGGCGTCCAGCTTGTCCTCCACGGTGACTCGGGGATACGCCCTAACTGCGATCATGAAGCTGTCCACACGCTTCAGCGGTGTTAA TCGAATCAAGAAGGTTGTGTCAGTGTATGGCAGCAGCATAGATGTGGAGCTGCAGCAACGAGCGGTTGAATACAATGCCCTGTTCAAGAAGTACGATCACATGAG GTCTGCCTTACTTGAGAGAATGCCCATCATGGAGAAGACCACCGCCAATGGTCCCACAGAAGCGGCGCAGACCAATGGGGAGGTGGAGCCCTCAGCGCTGGACTCAAAAAGCCTGCCCAGTGTCCCACAGCCCACTGGCCAG GTTAATGATCTATTGGATCTCCTCGGAGGGAATGATGTAGTGCCTGTGATCCAGACGGCCCCGCCCACAAAGCCTGTCTCTGCTGGAGGAGAGCTGTTAGACCTGCTGGGGGATCTGTCTCTGTCAG GgggtccagcccctccccctgtcgcTGCCCCGCCCATGTCTGTTTCCCAGCCTGCCTTCCTGCTGGACGGCCTCTCCTCACAGACCCTGTTTAATGACGTAGCTGCAG gtATTCCACCGATGACAGCTTACAATAAGAATGGCTTAATAATAGAGTTCACGTTTGAAAGGtccaatctgaatccaaataTTACTGTTATCACCATTCATGCCTCCAACAGCACTGAGGCAGAGATGACCGAGTTCGTGTTCCAGGCCGCAGTACCAAAG actttccagctgcagctcctctcTCCCAGCAGTAACGTCGTCCCCGCACTCAAGCAGGGCACTGTCACACAGGTCATTAAAGTGCTCAACCCCCAGAAG CAACAACTGCGAATGAGGGTCAAGCTGACATACACCCACAAAGGGTCTGCTGTGCAAGACCTGGCTGAGGTCAACAACTTCCCTGCTCAGGCCTGGCAGTAA